Proteins encoded in a region of the Haloarcula sp. CBA1129 genome:
- a CDS encoding TetR/AcrR family transcriptional regulator — MSDGIPFAGEPADSHEAIMRATFRALREYGYAGLSIQRIADEADLSKSTFYHHFDGKEDLLLSFQEFILTEFNRIFQIESTGDPEQDIETFVSLILDDFPDCVETPDKNAVLGSYIEMRAQAVQNPDFREKFTETDELFARQLVQIIEDGIEQGIFADVDPDTVSRFMITILDGVILQSATRNDNPVAAVRDTIDEYIEETLLLDS; from the coding sequence ATGAGTGATGGAATTCCGTTCGCCGGGGAGCCAGCGGACTCGCACGAGGCGATAATGCGAGCTACGTTCCGTGCCCTCCGGGAATACGGGTATGCCGGACTTTCGATACAGCGAATCGCGGACGAGGCCGACCTCAGCAAATCGACGTTCTATCACCACTTCGATGGCAAGGAGGACCTCCTGCTGTCGTTCCAAGAGTTCATCCTCACGGAATTTAACCGTATCTTTCAGATCGAATCGACCGGTGACCCCGAACAGGACATCGAGACGTTTGTCAGCCTGATTCTCGACGATTTCCCTGACTGCGTCGAGACACCGGACAAGAACGCCGTGCTCGGTTCGTATATCGAGATGCGCGCACAGGCGGTCCAGAATCCGGACTTCCGCGAGAAGTTCACTGAGACGGACGAACTGTTCGCTCGGCAACTCGTCCAGATCATCGAGGACGGCATCGAACAGGGAATCTTCGCTGATGTCGACCCCGACACTGTTTCGCGGTTCATGATCACGATACTCGATGGCGTAATTCTCCAGAGCGCAACACGCAACGACAACCCTGTCGCCGCGGTTCGGGATACCATCGACGAGTACATCGAAGAGACGTTGCTTCTCGACTCCTAA
- a CDS encoding COG1361 S-layer family protein: protein MKPRTILTLAVVALLMASGTAIAAVTGSPDFDATFVDNTVTPGEETTLDVVLVNSGTIDSGSSTQGVQSSEVTTARGTTVKVNDGDAPITVTTSKQAVGSVPEGKTEPISFEVSVADDASPGDYTVPVIVEYEYTSYISENDGARDEETTTERIELELEIDDDAAFDVVNVDSGARVDSTGTVAVTVENTGDEPAREASVTLQSTNPELTVGSDTSSSRFIDTWAAGEQRTLRYRVGASGDARAEPYQFDLQVDFDDTSGVRKSATASSLGITPAREQTFTVESTDSAVAVDDSGTYNVTVRNDGPVTVSDATVQLTSQSSAITFGQSGSTSQFVGSWEPGETRTISVDAHASEDAKTRSYALSASVSYDDPEGDAGVEDGISLGLTPEPEQSFAMGDVESSLQAGDDGTLEASLTNTGDQTVRNVVLNWASTHDNISPKETQYAVGDLEPGESATVSFDADVSDNANSGPRQFDFVANYRNSEGDKRESDTLEIRQSVDGSADEFIIETTNASVGVGGSSTLEVTITNDAGERLTDIEAKLFAESPISVSDDQAYVNSLDQGESTTIEFGISAGGAAMTKDYPVSVDFQYEEPDGDTPVSDTYRLPVSVTNSGGGSSPLTAIIGVALVAALAIGGYFRFR from the coding sequence ATGAAACCACGAACAATACTGACGCTGGCTGTTGTCGCATTGCTCATGGCGTCCGGAACGGCGATTGCCGCCGTAACCGGGAGCCCCGACTTCGACGCAACGTTCGTCGATAACACCGTCACGCCCGGCGAGGAGACGACGCTCGATGTCGTCCTCGTCAACAGCGGAACGATCGACTCCGGGTCCTCGACCCAAGGTGTCCAGAGCAGCGAGGTGACGACTGCCCGCGGGACCACAGTCAAAGTCAACGACGGCGACGCCCCGATTACAGTGACGACGAGCAAACAGGCCGTCGGGTCTGTCCCAGAGGGAAAGACAGAACCCATCTCCTTCGAAGTGAGCGTCGCTGACGACGCAAGCCCGGGCGACTACACAGTGCCCGTCATCGTCGAATACGAGTACACGAGCTACATTTCGGAAAACGATGGCGCACGGGACGAAGAGACCACGACCGAGCGGATCGAGCTCGAACTCGAAATCGACGACGACGCGGCCTTCGATGTCGTGAACGTCGACTCCGGTGCGCGCGTCGACTCAACCGGCACGGTCGCAGTCACTGTCGAGAACACCGGCGACGAGCCGGCACGGGAAGCCTCGGTGACGCTGCAATCAACAAATCCCGAACTTACCGTCGGTAGTGACACCAGCAGCTCTCGGTTCATCGATACGTGGGCGGCCGGCGAACAGCGTACCCTCCGGTATCGCGTCGGCGCGAGCGGCGACGCCAGAGCCGAGCCGTATCAGTTCGATCTTCAGGTCGACTTCGACGACACGAGCGGCGTTCGCAAGAGCGCCACCGCGTCCTCGCTCGGCATCACCCCCGCCCGGGAACAGACGTTCACCGTCGAAAGCACCGACAGCGCCGTCGCTGTCGACGACTCCGGGACCTACAACGTGACAGTCCGAAACGACGGTCCCGTGACGGTCTCCGACGCGACGGTCCAGCTCACATCCCAGAGCAGCGCAATCACGTTCGGCCAGTCCGGGTCCACGTCGCAGTTCGTGGGGTCGTGGGAACCCGGAGAGACGCGGACGATAAGCGTCGACGCCCACGCCAGCGAGGACGCCAAGACCCGGAGCTACGCGCTGTCAGCGTCCGTGAGCTACGACGACCCTGAGGGTGACGCGGGCGTCGAGGACGGCATCTCGCTGGGCCTCACGCCCGAGCCCGAACAGTCCTTCGCCATGGGTGACGTAGAGTCGTCACTTCAGGCGGGCGACGACGGCACCCTTGAAGCCTCGCTGACCAACACCGGCGACCAGACGGTACGCAACGTCGTCCTGAACTGGGCGAGCACCCACGACAACATCTCGCCGAAGGAGACCCAGTACGCGGTCGGCGATCTCGAACCGGGCGAGTCGGCCACCGTCTCGTTCGACGCCGACGTGTCGGACAACGCGAACTCCGGCCCGCGGCAGTTCGACTTCGTCGCCAACTACCGCAACAGCGAGGGCGACAAACGCGAAAGCGACACGCTCGAAATCCGACAGAGTGTCGACGGCAGCGCTGATGAGTTCATCATCGAGACGACGAACGCATCCGTCGGCGTTGGTGGGTCCAGCACGCTCGAAGTGACCATCACCAACGACGCCGGCGAGCGACTGACCGATATCGAGGCAAAGCTGTTCGCCGAGTCCCCGATCTCCGTGTCGGACGATCAGGCGTACGTCAACAGCCTCGATCAAGGTGAGTCCACGACCATCGAGTTCGGGATCAGCGCAGGCGGTGCCGCGATGACGAAAGACTACCCCGTCTCGGTGGACTTCCAGTACGAGGAACCGGACGGAGATACACCGGTGTCCGACACCTACCGACTCCCGGTCTCAGTGACCAACTCCGGCGGTGGCAGTTCGCCGCTGACGGCGATTATCGGCGTCGCACTCGTCGCCGCTCTGGCCATCGGCGGCTACTTCAGGTTCCGCTAA